A genomic region of Thermodesulfobacteriota bacterium contains the following coding sequences:
- a CDS encoding 2-oxoglutarate dehydrogenase E1 component produces MIRREAGGDRPENKEKSGLPMDTIETYNADLIDAQYRKWQANPDSVSRDWRAFFKGFEIAHGQAPAADAVWDREQVIKQSRVEALKYRYRDLGHLLACMDPLIACPTEHPLLSLESFGLTIDDLERKFFTRRFAETEQAPLKEIIHRLKETYCRSVGVEYMHLQDPQERRWLEDRMEPVRNCPQFDAVEKIRIFKKLSQSTLFEEFLNKKYIGVTRFSLEGGDAIIPLMDAIVQRLADRGVQEIILGMAHRGRLNVQAHILGKEYEQIFSEFESCYNPEELVGDGDVKYHNGYLAEIDTARGQKLKMFLANNPSHLEAVNPVVEGITRARQDIMDDNERHRVVPLLIHGDAAFSGQGVVMETLNMSQLDGYRTGGTIHIIINNQIGYTTLPEDARSTRYSTDCAKMLMVPIFHVHGENPEAVVHVARLAADYRMTFNKDVVVDVICYRRYGHNEGDEPYFTQPLMYERIRQRPSLNRIYGDRLLEDGVVDKNQVEKIESSITKLLEEAYDEIQGSACPFPQDRYYENWEGFHGKYSHQPVSTGVKKAKLINLARRLNSIPADFNLFVKLERLLNNRLETVKNDSGINWANAEALAFASLVTEGIPVRLSGQDCRRGTFSQRHSVLMDTQTGKNFIPLNHLDKSQSVFSVYNSLLAEMSVLGFEYGYSVAQPAGLTIWEAQFGDFVNNAQSMIDLFIASGEAKWQRLSGLVLLLPHGLEGLGPEHSSARLERFLQLCAENNMLVCNPTTPAQYFHLLRRQVNSRVRKPLIVMTPKSLLRHPLAVSSLDDLASESSFFQEVLDDNLQPQQVKRILLCSGKVYYALLQRRNELKTSHSGIIRLEQFYPFPEAQMKKTLSRYKQTRKWYWVQEEPANMGGWQFVRNRLEKLIGKPLEYIGRKQASTPATGFPAIYQQQQAALIDQAMGTTAVHPKGRTK; encoded by the coding sequence GTGATCCGCCGTGAAGCAGGCGGTGATAGACCGGAAAACAAAGAGAAGTCAGGTTTGCCGATGGATACGATAGAGACATATAATGCGGATTTGATCGACGCCCAGTACCGTAAATGGCAGGCCAATCCGGATTCGGTTTCCCGGGACTGGCGGGCTTTTTTTAAAGGGTTTGAGATTGCCCACGGTCAGGCACCGGCCGCGGATGCAGTCTGGGACAGGGAGCAGGTGATCAAACAGTCCCGGGTGGAGGCGCTTAAATATCGTTACCGGGATCTCGGGCACCTCCTGGCCTGTATGGACCCGCTGATTGCCTGCCCCACCGAGCATCCACTGCTCAGTCTTGAATCATTCGGCCTGACCATAGACGACCTGGAACGGAAATTTTTCACCCGGCGATTCGCCGAGACCGAACAGGCGCCCCTCAAAGAGATTATTCACCGGCTTAAAGAGACTTACTGCCGGTCCGTTGGTGTAGAATACATGCACCTGCAGGATCCTCAGGAGCGTCGCTGGTTGGAGGATCGTATGGAGCCGGTCCGCAACTGCCCGCAATTCGATGCGGTGGAAAAAATTCGAATTTTTAAAAAACTGAGTCAGTCAACCCTTTTTGAAGAGTTTTTAAATAAAAAATACATCGGTGTGACCCGCTTTTCACTGGAAGGCGGTGATGCAATCATTCCATTGATGGATGCCATTGTGCAGCGTTTGGCTGACAGGGGGGTACAAGAGATTATTCTCGGCATGGCCCACCGGGGGAGGCTAAATGTCCAGGCTCATATTCTGGGAAAAGAGTATGAACAGATTTTTAGCGAATTTGAAAGCTGTTACAATCCGGAGGAACTGGTGGGTGACGGAGACGTTAAGTACCATAACGGCTATCTGGCAGAAATAGATACGGCACGGGGACAGAAACTAAAGATGTTTTTGGCTAACAACCCGAGCCATCTGGAAGCCGTTAACCCGGTGGTGGAGGGGATTACACGGGCCCGTCAGGACATAATGGACGACAATGAACGGCACCGGGTTGTTCCACTACTGATACACGGTGATGCCGCATTTTCAGGCCAGGGCGTGGTGATGGAAACCCTGAACATGTCACAACTGGATGGTTATCGCACCGGTGGCACCATACATATTATTATCAACAATCAGATCGGTTACACCACCTTGCCTGAAGACGCTCGGTCCACCCGTTATTCCACCGATTGTGCCAAAATGCTGATGGTGCCCATATTTCACGTGCACGGCGAAAACCCTGAAGCAGTTGTCCATGTTGCCCGCCTTGCCGCCGACTACCGGATGACCTTTAATAAGGATGTGGTGGTGGATGTAATCTGCTACCGAAGATACGGCCACAATGAAGGCGATGAACCCTATTTTACCCAGCCGCTGATGTACGAACGGATCCGGCAGCGACCTTCGCTGAATCGCATTTATGGAGACCGACTTCTGGAAGATGGTGTGGTTGATAAAAATCAGGTCGAAAAAATCGAAAGCAGCATCACAAAACTGCTGGAAGAGGCATATGATGAAATTCAGGGAAGTGCCTGTCCGTTTCCCCAAGACCGTTACTACGAGAACTGGGAAGGATTTCATGGCAAATACTCACACCAGCCGGTTTCCACCGGCGTTAAGAAGGCCAAACTAATCAATCTGGCCCGCCGGCTAAACAGCATTCCAGCGGATTTTAACCTTTTTGTAAAACTGGAACGTTTGCTGAATAATCGATTGGAAACAGTAAAAAATGATTCTGGAATCAATTGGGCCAACGCAGAGGCGCTTGCGTTTGCTTCTCTGGTAACCGAAGGAATTCCGGTTCGTCTGAGTGGGCAGGATTGCAGGCGCGGAACCTTCAGCCAGCGCCACAGCGTTTTGATGGATACCCAGACCGGGAAAAATTTCATACCGCTGAATCATCTGGACAAGTCCCAGAGCGTATTTTCGGTATACAACAGCCTGCTGGCCGAGATGAGCGTTCTGGGATTTGAATACGGATATTCCGTGGCGCAACCTGCGGGATTGACAATTTGGGAAGCCCAGTTTGGTGATTTTGTCAACAACGCGCAGTCAATGATCGATCTGTTTATAGCCAGTGGCGAGGCCAAGTGGCAGCGACTCAGTGGTTTGGTGCTGTTACTGCCCCATGGGCTGGAAGGACTTGGGCCGGAGCATTCCAGTGCCCGGTTGGAGAGATTTCTGCAACTGTGCGCCGAAAATAACATGCTGGTGTGCAACCCCACTACACCAGCCCAGTATTTTCACCTTTTGCGACGTCAGGTAAATAGCCGGGTCCGCAAACCGCTGATTGTCATGACTCCCAAAAGCCTTTTGCGGCACCCGCTGGCGGTTTCATCCCTGGATGACCTGGCATCCGAATCTTCATTCTTTCAGGAAGTGCTGGATGACAACCTGCAACCGCAACAGGTCAAACGCATACTGCTGTGCAGCGGAAAAGTATATTACGCATTGTTGCAGAGAAGGAATGAGTTGAAAACCAGCCACAGTGGCATCATCCGGCTTGAGCAGTTCTATCCTTTCCCTGAAGCACAGATGAAAAAAACCCTTTCCCGTTACAAACAGACGCGGAAGTGGTACTGGGTACAGGAGGAGCCCGCCAATATGGGTGGGTGGCAGTTTGTTCGCAACCGGCTGGAGAAATTAATCGGGAAGCCGCTGGAATATATCGGCCGCAAACAAGCATCTACACCGGCCACCGGCTTTCCGGCAATCTACCAGCAGCAGCAAGCGGCCTTAATCGACCAGGCCATGGGAACCACAGCGGTACACCCCAAAGGTCGGACTAAATAA
- the odhB gene encoding 2-oxoglutarate dehydrogenase complex dihydrolipoyllysine-residue succinyltransferase, protein MIVEIKIPGVGESVTEAVLGQWFKNDGDLVKKGEPLFVIETDKVTLEVESEVNGVLKIKVAEGETVAIGAVVGTIDTGAAQDEAATPETLPASAEIEPTEAVKASSTETTQSPTTGPAQSPQAAAEVILSPAVRRLVSEKGVDVTRIAGTGPGGRVTKGDVLLYLEQALVGKPEQLPAISESGAAEDLPVARVAGELTSRKPMTPIRQRIAARLLEAKQSTAMLTTFNDIDMSRVMAMRAQYKESFLKKHGVSLGFMSFFIKACVEALKEFPEINAFVDGKEFVYHHYYHIGVAIGTGRGLVVPVVRHCENLSMAGMEQAIVDYVAKIKENRLDLADLEGGTFTITNGGVFGSLMSTPILNTPQSAILGMHRIEKRPVVVDDEIAIRPMMYVALSYDHRIVDGREAVTFLKSIKEFVENPERIIMEI, encoded by the coding sequence ATGATTGTCGAAATTAAAATCCCTGGTGTTGGAGAATCGGTCACCGAGGCCGTACTTGGTCAATGGTTTAAAAATGACGGAGACTTGGTGAAAAAGGGTGAACCGCTTTTTGTGATAGAAACGGATAAGGTCACCCTGGAGGTGGAATCCGAAGTAAACGGCGTTTTGAAGATCAAGGTGGCCGAGGGAGAGACGGTGGCCATCGGGGCGGTGGTGGGCACCATCGATACAGGGGCGGCTCAGGACGAGGCCGCAACGCCCGAAACCCTCCCGGCTTCCGCAGAAATAGAACCGACCGAAGCTGTAAAAGCCTCTTCGACGGAAACAACTCAGTCACCAACTACCGGGCCCGCCCAATCGCCGCAGGCTGCGGCCGAGGTTATCCTTTCACCGGCAGTGCGGCGACTGGTGTCCGAAAAAGGAGTGGATGTCACCCGTATTGCCGGCACCGGACCCGGCGGCCGGGTGACCAAAGGTGACGTTTTGCTCTACCTGGAACAGGCGCTGGTTGGAAAACCGGAACAACTTCCTGCTATTTCAGAGTCCGGTGCAGCGGAGGATTTACCGGTTGCAAGAGTGGCCGGTGAGTTGACTTCCCGTAAGCCGATGACTCCCATCCGACAACGTATCGCCGCTCGTTTGCTGGAGGCCAAACAGAGCACCGCCATGCTGACCACCTTTAACGATATCGACATGAGCCGGGTGATGGCCATGCGGGCGCAGTATAAAGAGTCATTCTTAAAAAAACACGGTGTTTCCCTTGGATTTATGTCTTTTTTTATCAAGGCATGTGTTGAGGCCCTTAAAGAATTCCCTGAAATTAACGCGTTCGTTGACGGTAAAGAGTTTGTCTATCACCATTACTACCACATCGGAGTCGCCATCGGCACCGGTAGGGGCCTGGTGGTGCCGGTGGTTCGACACTGCGAAAATCTCAGTATGGCCGGGATGGAGCAGGCTATTGTTGATTATGTGGCCAAGATCAAGGAAAATCGGCTGGACCTGGCCGATCTTGAAGGGGGCACCTTTACCATCACCAACGGGGGCGTATTCGGCTCTTTGATGAGCACGCCGATACTGAACACCCCCCAAAGCGCTATTTTGGGGATGCATCGGATTGAAAAACGACCGGTGGTGGTGGATGATGAGATTGCTATCCGTCCTATGATGTACGTGGCCCTCAGTTATGACCACCGGATTGTAGACGGTCGCGAGGCGGTCACTTTTTTAAAAAGTATCAAGGAGTTTGTGGAAAACCCCGAACGGATTATTATGGAGATTTAA
- the lpdA gene encoding dihydrolipoyl dehydrogenase produces MASTENFDLVIIGSGPGGYVAAVRAVQLGMRVACVEKEDRLGGVCLRVGCIPSKALLDSSEYFQLAKNKLSAHGVKTGRVSLDLPIMMARKDKVVEELTHNVRRLLERNKIEIFHGRGSLAGDGRVKVSQTSGKGKAQTLQAKTILLATGSEPMTLPGIPFDGNYIVSSTEALKLDTVPKHLGIVGGGYIGLELGSVWLRLGAKVTMIEMLPKIATLLDGQVGRTLQRILKKQGFDIRLKTTVTKAKVVKGKVQVAIEAGDKKENLTFDRLLVAVGRRPLTRGLSLEKAGVRIDVKTGQVPVNEKFQTNVPHIYAIGDLIPGPMLAHTASAEGIAAVECMAGQPGEVNYDAIPAIIYTAPEVATVGLTEEQVKERGVPYCVGTYPFTGAGRARCMGETDGFIKLISHSKTDRILGVHIIGARAADIIAECVLALEFGASSEDIARTIHGHPTFSEALMEAAAATRKCAIYSF; encoded by the coding sequence ATGGCCAGCACAGAAAATTTTGACCTTGTTATCATCGGCAGTGGGCCCGGCGGATATGTGGCGGCGGTAAGGGCGGTTCAACTCGGCATGAGAGTGGCCTGCGTGGAAAAGGAAGATCGCCTGGGCGGCGTTTGTCTGCGGGTCGGCTGTATACCAAGCAAAGCTCTGCTCGATTCCAGCGAGTATTTTCAGCTGGCAAAGAATAAGCTGTCAGCTCACGGCGTTAAAACCGGCCGGGTGTCCCTCGATCTTCCGATCATGATGGCCCGCAAGGATAAAGTGGTGGAAGAACTCACCCACAACGTTCGTCGGCTTCTGGAAAGAAATAAAATTGAAATATTCCACGGCAGGGGGAGTCTGGCAGGAGATGGCCGGGTCAAGGTTTCCCAAACCAGCGGAAAGGGAAAGGCACAGACCCTGCAAGCCAAAACGATACTGCTTGCCACCGGCAGCGAGCCAATGACACTGCCCGGTATTCCGTTTGACGGGAATTATATCGTCAGTTCCACCGAGGCCTTGAAATTAGATACGGTACCCAAGCATTTGGGCATTGTAGGGGGGGGCTATATCGGCCTGGAACTGGGATCGGTGTGGCTGCGCCTGGGGGCTAAGGTTACGATGATTGAAATGCTGCCGAAGATCGCCACCCTGCTGGACGGACAGGTAGGGCGTACCCTGCAGAGGATTCTCAAAAAGCAAGGCTTCGATATTCGCCTGAAAACTACAGTCACCAAAGCCAAAGTGGTAAAGGGAAAAGTCCAGGTGGCTATTGAAGCCGGCGACAAAAAAGAGAATCTTACATTTGATCGCCTTCTGGTTGCGGTGGGACGCCGGCCGCTTACCCGTGGTTTGAGCCTGGAGAAAGCCGGTGTCAGAATCGATGTGAAAACGGGTCAGGTTCCGGTGAATGAAAAGTTCCAGACCAATGTTCCTCATATTTATGCCATTGGAGATCTGATACCCGGGCCCATGCTGGCCCACACGGCTTCAGCCGAAGGGATTGCCGCGGTGGAATGCATGGCGGGACAGCCCGGTGAGGTCAATTATGACGCCATTCCAGCAATCATCTACACAGCTCCGGAAGTAGCTACTGTCGGGCTTACAGAAGAACAGGTCAAAGAGCGCGGCGTGCCTTACTGTGTCGGCACTTACCCTTTTACCGGTGCCGGACGGGCTCGCTGCATGGGTGAAACCGACGGTTTTATCAAGCTCATCTCACACAGTAAGACGGATCGTATACTGGGAGTTCATATTATCGGCGCCCGTGCGGCAGACATCATTGCCGAATGTGTGTTGGCATTGGAGTTCGGGGCCAGTTCAGAGGATATCGCACGGACCATCCACGGTCACCCGACTTTTTCGGAAGCTTTGATGGAAGCGGCGGCTGCCACTCGCAAATGTGCGATTTACTCCTTTTAG
- a CDS encoding efflux RND transporter periplasmic adaptor subunit: MCDLLLLDTSGKISQGRNELRWKNERLIQMNILKVYPMKKKLIMAVILLGLIVFTGCNSPEKEKIVKAKPRSVKITVVESRNLPIVVTSVGRLIPNREVVISSQVSGIVQTYSVDMGDTVVANKMVVALDPTDYQLALSEAKANLLSVRARYAAAKNSFLRAGELLPEKVITTEAYEKIEAEYKATQASVSQAEAAVDINQRRLDKTVIKAPFDAFVTRRLVEKGQNINIGDPVMAIADMRSMRVKIHVNEQDYVYLDKDDTVAVMVEAYPDASFPGQVDRIGVKADPNTNTFEVEILVANSNQLFKAGLTATVNITIDEIEDAIMIPQNCVLFRKSRKEVFVVADGDRAAVREVKLGRVDGSSVRIVKGIAPGDKLVTSGGQYLKDGDRVVMAHD; encoded by the coding sequence ATGTGCGATTTACTCCTTTTAGACACCAGCGGAAAAATTTCCCAGGGACGAAACGAACTAAGATGGAAAAACGAACGTTTGATTCAAATGAATATATTGAAAGTGTATCCCATGAAAAAGAAATTGATTATGGCAGTTATTTTGCTCGGATTGATTGTCTTCACCGGTTGCAATTCTCCAGAAAAAGAAAAAATCGTTAAAGCCAAACCCCGTTCGGTGAAAATTACCGTGGTTGAGAGCCGCAATTTGCCGATAGTGGTCACCTCGGTGGGGAGGCTGATCCCCAATCGCGAAGTGGTCATTTCTTCGCAGGTGTCCGGAATTGTTCAGACTTATAGCGTGGATATGGGAGATACAGTGGTGGCAAATAAAATGGTGGTGGCACTCGATCCCACCGATTATCAATTGGCTTTGAGTGAGGCCAAGGCCAACCTTCTTTCGGTGAGGGCCCGCTATGCAGCTGCAAAAAACTCTTTTCTGCGAGCAGGGGAACTGCTGCCTGAAAAGGTGATTACCACGGAAGCCTATGAGAAAATCGAAGCCGAATATAAAGCCACCCAGGCGTCGGTGTCTCAGGCGGAAGCTGCAGTGGACATCAACCAAAGACGCCTGGATAAAACCGTGATCAAGGCACCGTTTGACGCTTTTGTGACCCGGAGGCTGGTTGAGAAGGGACAGAACATCAACATTGGTGATCCGGTTATGGCCATCGCAGACATGCGGAGCATGCGGGTGAAAATCCATGTCAACGAACAGGACTATGTCTATCTCGATAAGGATGATACGGTAGCCGTAATGGTTGAAGCCTACCCGGATGCTTCTTTTCCCGGACAGGTGGACAGGATCGGGGTCAAGGCTGATCCAAATACAAATACCTTTGAGGTCGAGATACTGGTTGCCAACTCGAACCAGTTATTCAAAGCCGGCCTGACTGCCACCGTGAACATTACCATCGATGAAATTGAAGATGCCATCATGATTCCCCAGAACTGTGTTCTGTTTCGAAAGAGCCGTAAAGAGGTTTTTGTAGTGGCAGACGGAGACCGGGCCGCGGTTCGGGAAGTCAAACTGGGCCGGGTGGATGGATCTTCCGTGCGGATAGTGAAAGGGATCGCGCCGGGTGATAAGCTGGTGACAAGCGGAGGTCAGTATCTCAAAGACGGTGACCGTGTGGTAATGGCTCACGATTGA